The genomic region CCGAGTCCACGAACCGCTTCGTGATGTTCCCGTACGCATCGATCCGCCGATCGCGCAGGAAGGGCCAGTGCGTGCGGCTGAACTCGACGCGGTCCAGATCCAGCGGCTGAACGATCACCTCTTCTTGGTCCACTGACGCCTTCTGCACGATCTGCCCATCCGGGCCGCTGATGAACGATTGGCCCCAGAAGAGGATGCCGTCCTCGCTGGCGGGTTTGCCGTCGGCGTCGTGGACGTGTTCGAGGCCGATGCGGTTGGGCGAGCAGACGTAGCAGCCGTTGGCCACGCCGTGGCTGCGCTGGATCAGCTCCCAGCTTTCGTGCTGGGCGGTGCCGTACAACTCGCGCTCCTTCGGGTGCCAGCCGATGGCGGTGGGGTAGAACAGGATTTCGGCGCCTTGCAACGCGGTCAGGCGGGCGCCCTCGGGGTACCACTGGTCCCAGCAGATCAGCACGCCGATCTTGCCGTAGGTGGTGTCCCAGGCGCGGAAGCCGGTGTCGCCGGGCGTGAAGTAGAACTTCTCGTAGTACAGCGGATCATCTGGAATGTGCATCTTGCGGTAGATGCCCTTGATGCTGCCGTCGGTCTCGATGACGACTGCCGTGTTGTGGTACAGGCCCGCGGCGCGCTTCTCGAACAGGCTGGCGATGATGACGATCTTGTGCTTCTTCGCCAGCTTGCCGAACAGTTCCGTGCTGGGGCCGGGGATGGTCTCGGCCAGCTTGAAGAAGCGGTGGTCTTCCAGCTGGCAGAAGTACTTCGCGCGGAACAGCTCCTGCGTGCAGACGATCTGCGCGCCCTGCTGGGCCGCCTTCTCGATCAGGCGGGCCTGGTTCTTCAGGTTGGCGTTGACGTCCTCACCGACGGCCATCTGGGTGATGCCGACGTTGACGATGCGCTTGTTCTTGTCGCCGCGGGGGAGTGTTGGTTTCTTTGCCATAGCGTAATAATAGACGAAATTCGTGGCGTGATGTTCGTCACAATCTCCTACCCGCACAAGTCCCGCCCTGACCCCGCACGCCCCACAGGCATGTCCTCATTTCCGCTTCCACCCGCCGACCCCGTCCGAGAAAATTAACGCATTTGCACTCGCCGCCCCGTTCGCGAGCCGCATCGCCTGCTTGTGCTTCCGCGTGCACAAGGTTTCGCGCTCCGAAAACAAGGTTCCGTGCTCCGAACACAAGGTTTCGCGCTTCGAACAACAGGTTATGCGCTCCGACAAACAGGTGTCGCGCTTCGTGCACAAGGTTTCGCGCCTCGTGCACAAGGTTTTGGACTCCGTGCACAAGGTTTCGCGCTCCAAACACAAGGTTTCGCGCTTCGTGCACAAGGTTTCGCACCTCGTGCACATGTGCACGGCTGCCCTGCACCTGTTCGCGATGACGGGATACAGGTACGCAGGCCGTCACTTAGGAGCCGCGAGGCTTATCTTGCTCAATCTTCCATCCTCGCTGTCCCCCGCATGCCCGGCGGTTCAGTTCGGCCGCCAGACCAAGCCCACGCG from Tepidisphaeraceae bacterium harbors:
- a CDS encoding carbon-nitrogen hydrolase, which gives rise to MAKKPTLPRGDKNKRIVNVGITQMAVGEDVNANLKNQARLIEKAAQQGAQIVCTQELFRAKYFCQLEDHRFFKLAETIPGPSTELFGKLAKKHKIVIIASLFEKRAAGLYHNTAVVIETDGSIKGIYRKMHIPDDPLYYEKFYFTPGDTGFRAWDTTYGKIGVLICWDQWYPEGARLTALQGAEILFYPTAIGWHPKERELYGTAQHESWELIQRSHGVANGCYVCSPNRIGLEHVHDADGKPASEDGILFWGQSFISGPDGQIVQKASVDQEEVIVQPLDLDRVEFSRTHWPFLRDRRIDAYGNITKRFVDSAV